A region of Macaca thibetana thibetana isolate TM-01 chromosome 20, ASM2454274v1, whole genome shotgun sequence DNA encodes the following proteins:
- the C20H16orf82 gene encoding protein TNT produces MALVPGQHCSPSHTRLHLTSPITMGTEPATQNTQFSKGSLIYGGTSPQRGHSQHSEASQGPLSLDKPLQLPPIFLKGEKGESSVRHEEEGEPSLQSPGLELQSPEWPHHAGAAQDPLKVASSNLSDTQSSESHVSSVQHPRPEECSHTSLSSGYAGDKEDSGTSLAGSHRRVRLNRRLNTQAASNQTSQLGSTDPLRSLKSQLTGPAHSTKQTGGEE; encoded by the coding sequence ATGGCACTGGTGCCAGGACAGCATTGTTCTCCCTCCCACACCCGCCTTCACCTCACAAGCCCCATCACCATGGGAACTGAGCCAGCCACTCAGAACACACAGTTTTCAAAGGGCAGCCTTATATACGGAGGCACCTCTCCCCAGAGAGGTCACAGCCAACATTCAGAGGCCTCCCAGGGCCCCCTCTCCCTGGATAAACCACTTCAGCTGCCCCCCATTTTTCTCAAGGGAGAAAAAGGGGAATCGTCTGTCCGgcatgaggaggaaggagagccaAGCCTACAGTCACCCGGCTTAGAGCTCCAGTCCCCTGAGTGGCCACACCATGCAGGAGCGGCTCAGGATCCCCTGAAAGTGGCCAGCAGCAACCTCAGTGACACCCAGAGCAGCGAGAGTCATGTGTCCAGTGTGCAGCATCCCAGGCCGGAGGAGTGCAGCCATACCAGCCTGAGCAGCGGGTACGCGGGGGACAAGGAGGACAGCGGCACCAGCTTAGCGGGCAGCCACCGGAGAGTGCGGCTGAACAGAAGGCTCAACACCCAGGCGGCCAGCAACCAAACCAGCCAGCTGGGCTCCACAGACCCTCTCAGGTCCCTAAAGAGCCAGCTGACTGGCCCCGCCCACAGCACCAAGCAGACTGGAGGGGAAGAGTGA